From one Culex quinquefasciatus strain JHB chromosome 3, VPISU_Cqui_1.0_pri_paternal, whole genome shotgun sequence genomic stretch:
- the LOC6032221 gene encoding zinc finger HIT domain-containing protein 2: MNSEEICKICQTAPSKYCCPRCNVLYCSLACYKSSQHLQCSESFYKENVIQEMTMVRDEQQAQQSSNKMLEILSNLEQNDLSIDEGTEAGYEEDEHEDRFEEIDSDDAEDVPDLSERLGKVNLDDPDAVWERLTEEERKDFQNLLENGDVGRILPEVDPWWNGEFKVELVQAAESKVLSKGESHLLETCPSVKRVIRSFSELSSKPPSPLMRYNVTNILAAYAFVFRYFNGDFTGNAPEVVNTLISIAGNFKQNSNYDSQSLAVESVCHECRQERLPADKETSRLLTQDVEKLLTGPEQCGQKYRKHFLLAALSDVHRLIVLTKGYDGEKAKASRDSDGGEFSSKFNDDVGELKYLDPVKVRGYLKKIEFMLSYAKDHI; this comes from the exons ATGAATTCAGAGGAAATCtgtaaaat TTGCCAAACGGCGCCGTCCAAGTACTGCTGTCCTCGCTGTAATGTTCTCTACTGCTCACTGGCCTGTTACAAATCCAGCCAACATCTGCAGTGTTCCGAGAGTTTCTACAAGGAAAATGTGATCCAGGAGATGACCATGGTCCGGGACGAGCAGCAGGCCCAGCAGTCGTCCAATAAAATGCTGGAAATTCTAAGTAATTTAGAGCAGAATGATTTGTCCATCGACGAAGGTACGGAAGCCGGCTATGAAGAGGACGAGCACGAGGACCGATTTGAGGAGATTGATTCGGATGACGCGGAGGACGTGCCAGATTTGAGCGAGAGGCTTGGGAAGGTAAATTTGGACGATCCTGATGCCGTGTGGGAGCGGTTGACGGAGGAAGAGCGcaaggactttcaaaatttgCTTGAAAACGGGGATGTTGGAAGAATTTTGCCGGAGGTGGATCCATGGTGGAATGGGGAATTTAAAGTTGAGCTTGTTCAGGCCGCTGAGAGTAAGGTTTTATCAAAGGGTGAATCGCATCTGCTCGAAACGTGTCCTTCGGTGAAACGAGTCATCCGGAGCTTCTCGGAACTGTCCAGCAAACCACCTTCGCCATTGATGAGGTACAACGTGACCAACATTCTGGCCGCGTATGCTTTCGTGTTTCGTTATTTTAACGGAGATTTTACTGGGAATGCTCCCGAGGTGGTGAACACGTTGATATCCATCGCTGGCAACTTTAAGCAGAATTCCAACTACGATTCGCAGTCGTTGGCCGTGGAATCGGTTTGTCACGAGTGTCGCCAGGAGCGGCTGCCTGCGGACAAGGAAACGAGTCGGTTGCTCACGCAAGACGTTGAAAAGCTACTCACAGGGCCGGAACAGTGCGGACAAAAGTACCGGAAGCACTTCCTGCTGGCGGCCCTTTCCGATGTGCACAGGTTGATTGTCCTCACAAAGGGCTACGATGGCGAAAAGGCCAAAGCGTCAAGGGACTCGGATGGTGGAGAGTTCAGTAGTAAGTTTAACGATGACGTTGGTGAACTTAAATACCTAGACCCAGTTAAGGTTCGAGGCTATTTAAAGAAGATTGAATTTATGCTCTCGTACGCCAAAGATCACATTTGA